From one Gemmatimonadales bacterium genomic stretch:
- the rpoC gene encoding DNA-directed RNA polymerase subunit beta' has translation MIDFRSGREPKSSSFDYISIRIAAPEEIRGPRDPKERERLELQGQRTWWSWGEVTKPETINYRSFKPEKDGLFCERIFGPVKDWECHCGKYKRIRYRGVICDRCGVEVTLSKVRRERMGHIELSVPVAHIWFFKTLPSPMGNLINITLRDLERVIYYSSYIVIEPGKQEVETNQLLDEEEYLALRAKAREEGDTAFKADIGAPAVRELLARLDVKQLAEELRAGVAHETSQHRKKQMLKRLKIVDAFLSSGESGDLPNTPAWMILDVVPVIPPDLRPLVPLDGGRFATSDLNDLYRRVINRNNRLQKLIQHKAPEVILRNEKRMLQEAVDALFDNGRRSKAIRGRGKRPLKSLSDMLKGKQGRFRQNLLGKRVDYSGRSVIVVGPELRLHQCGLPKAMAVELFKPFIIHKLVEKGIAETVKRAKKIVEREGPEVYEILEEIIQDHPVLLNRAPTLHRLGIQAFEPVLVEGKAIRIHPLVCAAFNADFDGDQMAVHVPLSFEAQLEARLLMISSNNILKPSDGRPVAEPSQDMVLGSYFLTKLPSGFEEELRKAGGGKQEEAKARLWKDARYFGSLAELEMALLNGSVRYHTAICFWYVPPREAQDNRPRWLRTTVGRVLFNSILPRKVVVELGFRDDLMKKKQLSELVLQSYRRAGLAETVGFLDRLKDFGFRFATMGGVSIGIEDLEIPAEKSELLSEADARVKRFQKAYNTGQITFGERYNKVIDAWTHANNDVAEAMVNSMRLSRGGFNPVYMMFDSGSRGSRDQIRQLAGMRGLMAKPQKKLTGGIGEIIESPIKSNFREGLTVLEYFISTHGARKGLADTALKTADAGYLTRRLVDVAQDVTITEEDCGTILGLEVAALKEGEDVIEPLRERILGSVASEDVFDPHELDEHGDQKLLVQSGQLISEEMASAIEDSGLEKVKIRSVLTCEARRGICRMCYGRNLATMDIVDMGEAVGILAAQSIGEPGTQLTLRTFHIGGTSSRIAEEAERRARLDGVVHYTEGLEWTDLPIEYEDGTKASIRIVLTREDESADDESKEGILVVDARDPKKVLNRYPVPEGALLAVKEGDTVTKGDNDRRATILYTWDPYNDPSIIKSDGEMRWKDLVPGVTLREELDEGTGLRSLVVMADPERELHPSVLVYLSHRKDPQEYTLAEGSRIILGSPTDQVSRAMDIPDGANPWSTKFHVEEYPINVAWPGKSKKESKDKTVFLSAPVKVSKGVTVTKIPRQAYKTRDITGGLPRVAELFEARRPKDPATISEVDGVVKFGEIKRGKREIYVYPVEQAEGAVEPQLYEVPAGKHLRVHEGDRVRAGDRLTEGPVNPHDILLIKGPRAVQEYLLNEVQEVYRLQGVRISDKHIGVIVRQMLQKVRVTDPGDTDFLEGETVDRLTFRDENERTLRRKGTPAQAEPVLLGITKASLTTQSFISAASFQETTRVLTDAAIRGAKDDLLGLKENIIIGHLIPAGSGIYRYAEIDIEPPEGYEPPPPAPVEEQPTTQQLTAAALIGEVE, from the coding sequence ATGATTGATTTTCGCAGCGGCCGCGAGCCCAAGAGCTCGAGCTTCGACTATATCAGCATCCGCATCGCCGCCCCGGAGGAAATCCGGGGGCCGCGCGATCCCAAGGAGCGCGAGCGCCTGGAGCTCCAGGGCCAGCGCACCTGGTGGTCGTGGGGCGAGGTGACCAAGCCGGAGACGATCAATTACCGCTCGTTCAAGCCGGAGAAGGACGGCTTGTTCTGCGAGCGGATCTTCGGCCCGGTCAAGGACTGGGAGTGTCACTGCGGCAAGTACAAGCGCATCCGCTACCGCGGGGTCATCTGCGACCGCTGCGGGGTGGAGGTCACGCTCTCGAAGGTCCGGCGCGAGCGCATGGGCCACATCGAGCTCAGCGTGCCGGTGGCGCACATCTGGTTCTTCAAGACGCTGCCGAGCCCGATGGGCAACCTGATCAACATCACGCTCCGCGATCTCGAGCGGGTCATCTACTACTCGAGCTACATCGTCATCGAGCCGGGCAAGCAGGAGGTCGAGACCAACCAGCTCCTCGATGAGGAGGAGTACCTGGCGCTCCGCGCCAAGGCGCGCGAGGAGGGCGACACCGCGTTCAAGGCCGACATCGGCGCCCCCGCCGTGCGCGAGCTGCTGGCGCGGCTCGACGTGAAGCAGCTGGCCGAAGAGCTTCGCGCGGGCGTGGCGCACGAGACCAGCCAGCACCGCAAGAAGCAGATGCTCAAGCGGCTCAAGATCGTGGACGCGTTCCTCTCGTCCGGCGAGAGCGGCGACCTGCCGAACACGCCGGCGTGGATGATCCTCGACGTGGTGCCGGTGATTCCGCCCGACCTCCGGCCGCTGGTGCCGCTCGACGGCGGGCGCTTTGCCACGAGCGACCTCAACGATCTCTATCGGCGGGTGATCAACCGGAACAACCGGCTGCAGAAGCTCATCCAGCACAAGGCGCCGGAGGTGATTCTCCGGAACGAGAAGCGGATGCTGCAGGAGGCGGTGGACGCGCTGTTCGACAACGGGCGCCGCTCGAAGGCGATCCGTGGGCGCGGCAAGCGGCCCTTGAAGAGCCTCTCCGACATGCTCAAGGGCAAGCAGGGCCGGTTCCGCCAGAACCTGCTCGGCAAGCGCGTGGACTACTCGGGCCGCTCGGTCATCGTGGTGGGCCCCGAGCTCCGGCTGCACCAGTGCGGCCTCCCCAAGGCGATGGCGGTCGAGCTGTTCAAGCCGTTCATCATCCACAAGCTGGTGGAGAAGGGCATCGCCGAGACGGTCAAGCGCGCCAAGAAGATCGTGGAGCGCGAGGGGCCCGAGGTGTACGAGATCCTGGAAGAGATCATCCAGGACCACCCGGTGCTGCTGAACCGTGCGCCCACGCTCCACCGGTTGGGCATCCAGGCGTTCGAGCCGGTGCTGGTCGAGGGCAAGGCCATCCGGATCCACCCGCTGGTCTGCGCGGCGTTCAACGCGGACTTCGACGGCGACCAGATGGCCGTGCACGTGCCGCTCTCGTTCGAGGCGCAGCTCGAGGCGCGGCTCCTCATGATCTCGTCGAACAACATCCTCAAGCCGAGCGATGGGCGCCCGGTGGCCGAGCCGAGCCAGGACATGGTGCTCGGGTCGTACTTCCTCACCAAGCTGCCGTCGGGCTTCGAGGAGGAGCTGCGGAAGGCCGGGGGCGGGAAGCAGGAGGAGGCCAAGGCGCGGCTCTGGAAGGATGCGCGCTACTTCGGCTCGCTGGCCGAGCTGGAAATGGCGCTCCTCAACGGGAGTGTGCGCTACCACACGGCCATCTGCTTCTGGTACGTGCCGCCGCGCGAGGCGCAGGACAACCGCCCCCGCTGGCTCCGCACCACGGTGGGCCGGGTGCTCTTCAACAGCATCCTGCCGCGCAAGGTCGTGGTCGAGCTCGGCTTCCGCGACGACCTGATGAAGAAGAAGCAGCTCTCGGAGCTGGTGCTCCAGAGCTACCGGCGCGCGGGGCTCGCCGAGACCGTCGGCTTCCTCGACCGGCTGAAGGACTTCGGCTTCCGCTTTGCCACGATGGGCGGCGTCAGCATCGGCATCGAGGATCTGGAGATCCCGGCCGAGAAGAGCGAGCTCCTGAGTGAGGCGGACGCGCGGGTCAAGCGCTTCCAGAAGGCGTACAACACCGGCCAGATCACCTTCGGCGAGCGCTACAACAAGGTGATCGACGCCTGGACCCACGCCAACAATGACGTGGCCGAGGCGATGGTGAACTCGATGCGGCTGTCGCGCGGCGGGTTCAACCCGGTGTACATGATGTTCGACTCCGGCTCGCGCGGCAGCCGCGACCAGATCCGGCAGCTCGCCGGCATGCGCGGGCTCATGGCCAAGCCGCAGAAGAAACTCACCGGCGGCATCGGTGAGATCATCGAGAGCCCGATCAAGTCGAACTTCCGCGAGGGGCTCACCGTGCTCGAGTACTTCATCTCGACCCACGGCGCGCGGAAGGGCCTGGCCGACACGGCGCTCAAGACGGCCGACGCCGGCTACCTTACCCGCCGCCTGGTGGACGTGGCGCAGGACGTCACGATCACCGAGGAGGATTGCGGTACGATCCTGGGTCTCGAGGTGGCGGCGCTCAAGGAGGGCGAGGACGTGATCGAGCCCTTGCGCGAGCGCATTCTGGGCAGCGTGGCCTCGGAGGACGTCTTCGATCCGCACGAGCTGGACGAGCACGGCGACCAGAAGCTCCTGGTGCAGTCGGGCCAGCTCATCAGCGAGGAGATGGCCTCGGCCATCGAGGACTCGGGGCTGGAGAAGGTGAAGATCCGCTCGGTGCTCACCTGCGAGGCGCGGCGGGGCATCTGCCGCATGTGCTACGGCCGCAACCTCGCCACGATGGACATCGTGGACATGGGCGAGGCGGTGGGCATCCTGGCCGCGCAGTCGATCGGCGAGCCGGGCACGCAGCTCACGCTGCGCACCTTCCACATCGGCGGCACCTCGTCACGCATCGCGGAAGAGGCGGAGCGGCGGGCGCGGTTGGACGGCGTGGTGCACTATACCGAGGGGCTCGAGTGGACCGACCTGCCGATCGAATACGAGGACGGCACCAAGGCGTCGATCCGCATCGTGCTCACCCGTGAGGACGAGAGCGCCGACGACGAGAGCAAGGAAGGCATCCTGGTGGTGGACGCGCGGGATCCGAAGAAGGTCCTGAACCGCTACCCGGTGCCCGAGGGCGCGCTGCTCGCGGTGAAGGAGGGCGATACCGTCACCAAGGGCGACAACGACCGTCGGGCGACGATCCTCTACACCTGGGACCCGTACAACGACCCGAGCATCATCAAGTCCGACGGCGAGATGCGGTGGAAGGACCTGGTGCCGGGCGTCACGCTGCGCGAAGAGCTGGATGAGGGCACCGGCCTCCGGTCGCTCGTCGTCATGGCCGATCCGGAGCGCGAGCTGCATCCGAGCGTGCTGGTGTACCTCAGCCACCGCAAGGACCCGCAGGAGTACACCCTGGCCGAGGGAAGCCGGATCATTCTGGGCTCGCCCACCGACCAGGTGAGCCGGGCGATGGACATTCCGGACGGGGCCAACCCGTGGAGCACCAAGTTCCACGTGGAGGAGTACCCGATCAACGTGGCCTGGCCCGGGAAGAGCAAGAAGGAAAGCAAGGACAAGACGGTGTTTCTCTCGGCGCCGGTCAAGGTGTCGAAGGGCGTCACGGTCACCAAGATTCCGCGGCAGGCATACAAGACGCGCGACATTACGGGCGGCCTCCCGCGCGTGGCGGAGCTGTTCGAGGCGCGCCGGCCCAAGGATCCGGCTACCATCAGCGAGGTCGACGGCGTGGTCAAGTTCGGCGAGATCAAGCGCGGCAAGCGCGAGATCTACGTCTACCCGGTCGAGCAAGCCGAGGGCGCCGTGGAGCCGCAGCTCTACGAGGTGCCGGCCGGCAAGCATCTCCGGGTGCACGAGGGCGACCGCGTGCGCGCCGGCGACCGGCTCACCGAGGGCCCGGTGAACCCCCACGACATCCTGCTCATCAAAGGGCCGCGGGCGGTGCAGGAATACCTGCTGAACGAGGTGCAGGAGGTGTATCGCCTGCAGGGTGTGCGAATCAGCGACAAGCACATCGGCGTGATCGTGCGGCAGATGCTGCAGAAGGTGCGCGTCACGGATCCGGGCGACACCGACTTCCTCGAGGGGGAGACGGTCGACCGGTTGACCTTCCGCGACGAGAACGAGCGTACGCTGCGGCGGAAGGGCACGCCGGCGCAGGCCGAGCCGGTGCTGCTGGGCATCACCAAGGCGAGTCTCACGACGCAGAGCTTCATCTCGGCGGCGTCGTTCCAGGAGACCACGCGGGTGTTGACCGATGCGGCGATCCGCGGGGCCAAGGACGATCTCCTCGGTCTCAAGGAGAACATCATCATCGGGCACCTGATTCCGGCGGGCAGCGGCATCTACCGCTACGCCGAGATCGACATCGAGCCGCCCGAGGGCTACGAGCCCCCGCCGCCGGCGCCGGTGGAAGAGCAGCCGACGACCCAGCAGCTCACGGCGGCGGCGCTCATCGGGGAGGTGGAATAG
- the rpoB gene encoding DNA-directed RNA polymerase subunit beta yields the protein MPDNRSVITFSKREGGMPMPHLLDIQTAAFGTLLVPDNIEGDRQDVSLERVFRDLFPISDVNGKYSLDFLRYALGEPKYTVEECIERDMTYAAALKATLQLVVFEEVDGEKRPKNIIEKEVYLGELPIMTPLGTFVINGAERVVVSQLHRSPGVVFEEDTHPNGQRLFSARIIPFRGSWVEFTIDIHDVIYVHIDKKKKFPATALLRAFGYGTNAEILRLFFATKELDITGQMSARHERRELVGALLAQDVPNPEDPSAEPLGLVGDELTQERLNEMRHKGVQRVTVFAGYTAIDLRDEEQPTTTRDRHNHVLAFAVADPGTGEVLAEAGAELTDALRKRLLKEGVHKVEVLLPPGRSESPLIKNTLAKDPTHSEAEALEQIYALLRPGDAPNLETARQQLQKLFFNPKRYDLGRVGRYKINQRLGLKTDANHTVLTEDDFVAIIRYLIDLHDGRGFTDDIDHLGNRRIRSVGELIANQFSVGLSRMARLVKERMSINSDPEKISLDDLVNARTVSAVIQAFFGSSQLSQFMDQTNPLAELTNKRRLSALGPGGLTRERAGFEVRDVHYSQYGRMCPIETPEGPNIGLITSLSTYARINDLGFIETPYRVVKNGKATNDIRWLSASEEEGYAVAQANASLNADGSFTEQLVLCRKGDDYPLLAPDRIDFMDVAPEQLVSIAAALIPFLEHDDANRALMGSNMQRQAVPLLFPEAPVVGTGLEEKVARDSGSVIVARRGGRVTRVTADEIIVDAGLGAAGNGKGAGNGAGGGAGNGAARAARGATEEQPLARLHQYDRYRVRKFWRTNQDTAINQRPLVHLGQEVAQGEIIADGAATDGGELALGGNVLVAFMPWYGHNFEDAIVLSERLVKDDVYSSIHIQELELHVRDTKRGQEEITREIPNVSDESLIDLDERGIVRIGAHVKPGDILVGKITPKGETELSPEEKLLTAIFGEKAKDVKDSSLKVPPGMAGVVIDVKIFSRIEDAVVEKDRGERIGEVRRIETDEKARITTVMMEELQRLLEGQEVALMLKSGTVEEYRPSGTRLSRSALEEIDLGDVDLKTLRVTNRDANERIRAAIDMAGRERAKVEEKAEDQIDKILQPDELPPGVIQLVKVYIAEKRKVSVGDKMAGRHGNKGIVARIVPEEDMPFLPDGTPVDIVLNPLGVPSRMNVGQILETHLGWCARILGFEAKTPVFRGADEAEIGTLLRLSGFKWAAEGLKLRARPPELGEAAIARMVHDLKAIAPNGERTMLLESGIELLSARGASAETRELSHRLRAFLTDAARELGERELEQRRHEVEAQKAETEGGKAQARAVKDAEKAAAVSLAEALEGAGKPALARFLGSSKDADLNAAADELLRAAGLTPSGKARLRDGRTGQPFEGEITVGSIYMLKLSHLVDDKIHARSIGPYSLVTQQPLAGKAQFGGQRFGEMEVWALEAYGAAHTLQEMLTVKSDDVNGRSKVYEAIVKGQNLPEPGIPESFNVLVKELQALGLKVTLGTTEAGDE from the coding sequence ATGCCCGATAATCGATCCGTAATCACGTTCAGCAAGCGCGAGGGCGGCATGCCGATGCCGCACCTCCTCGACATCCAGACGGCCGCGTTCGGCACGCTGCTCGTGCCCGACAACATCGAGGGCGACCGCCAGGACGTCTCGCTGGAGCGCGTCTTCCGCGACCTCTTCCCGATCTCCGACGTGAACGGGAAGTACAGCCTCGACTTCCTGCGCTACGCGCTGGGCGAGCCCAAGTACACGGTCGAGGAGTGCATCGAGCGCGACATGACCTACGCCGCGGCGCTCAAGGCCACGCTCCAGCTCGTGGTGTTCGAGGAGGTGGACGGCGAGAAGCGGCCGAAGAACATCATCGAGAAGGAGGTCTACCTGGGCGAGCTGCCCATCATGACCCCGCTCGGGACGTTCGTCATCAACGGCGCGGAGCGCGTGGTGGTGAGCCAGCTCCACCGCTCGCCGGGCGTGGTGTTCGAGGAGGACACGCACCCCAACGGGCAGCGGCTCTTCAGCGCGCGGATCATTCCGTTCCGGGGCTCGTGGGTCGAGTTCACCATCGACATCCACGACGTGATCTACGTGCACATCGATAAGAAGAAGAAGTTCCCGGCCACCGCACTGCTCCGCGCGTTCGGCTACGGGACCAACGCCGAAATCCTGCGGCTCTTCTTCGCCACGAAGGAGCTGGACATCACCGGGCAGATGAGCGCCCGGCACGAGCGGCGCGAGCTGGTGGGCGCGCTCCTCGCCCAGGACGTGCCGAACCCCGAGGATCCGTCCGCCGAGCCGCTCGGCCTGGTCGGCGACGAGCTGACCCAGGAGCGGCTCAACGAGATGCGCCACAAGGGCGTGCAGCGGGTGACCGTGTTCGCCGGCTACACCGCCATCGACCTGCGGGACGAGGAGCAGCCGACCACCACGCGCGACCGGCACAACCACGTGCTCGCCTTTGCCGTGGCCGACCCCGGCACCGGCGAGGTGCTGGCCGAGGCGGGCGCCGAGCTGACCGACGCGCTCCGGAAGCGGCTCCTCAAGGAAGGCGTGCACAAGGTCGAGGTGCTCCTGCCGCCCGGGCGGAGCGAGTCGCCGCTCATCAAGAACACGCTGGCCAAGGACCCGACCCACAGCGAGGCCGAGGCCCTGGAGCAGATCTACGCCCTGCTCCGGCCGGGCGACGCGCCCAACCTGGAAACGGCGCGGCAGCAGCTTCAGAAGCTCTTCTTCAACCCGAAGCGCTACGACCTGGGCCGGGTGGGCCGCTACAAGATCAACCAGCGGCTGGGCCTGAAGACCGATGCCAACCACACGGTCCTCACCGAGGACGACTTCGTCGCGATCATCCGCTACCTGATCGATCTGCACGATGGGCGCGGCTTCACCGACGACATCGACCATCTGGGCAACCGGCGCATCCGGAGCGTGGGCGAGCTCATCGCCAACCAGTTCAGCGTGGGCCTCTCCCGCATGGCGCGGCTGGTGAAGGAGCGGATGAGCATCAACTCGGACCCCGAGAAGATCTCGCTCGACGACCTGGTCAATGCACGCACGGTGAGTGCAGTGATCCAGGCGTTCTTCGGCAGCTCGCAGCTCTCGCAGTTCATGGACCAGACCAATCCGCTGGCGGAGCTCACCAACAAGCGGCGCCTGAGCGCGCTTGGCCCCGGCGGGCTCACCCGCGAGCGGGCTGGCTTCGAGGTGCGCGACGTCCACTACTCGCAGTACGGCCGGATGTGCCCGATCGAGACGCCGGAAGGTCCGAACATCGGTCTCATCACGAGCCTCTCGACCTACGCACGGATCAACGACCTGGGCTTCATCGAGACGCCCTACCGGGTGGTGAAGAACGGGAAGGCCACCAACGACATCCGCTGGCTCAGCGCGAGCGAGGAGGAGGGCTACGCGGTGGCGCAGGCCAATGCGTCGCTCAACGCCGACGGCTCGTTCACCGAGCAGCTCGTGCTCTGCCGCAAGGGCGACGACTACCCGCTGCTCGCGCCCGACCGGATCGACTTCATGGACGTGGCGCCCGAGCAGCTCGTGTCGATCGCGGCGGCGCTGATTCCGTTCCTGGAGCACGACGACGCCAACCGCGCGCTCATGGGCAGCAACATGCAGCGCCAGGCGGTGCCGCTTCTCTTTCCCGAGGCGCCCGTGGTGGGCACCGGGCTCGAGGAGAAGGTGGCGCGCGACTCGGGCTCGGTCATCGTCGCGCGGCGGGGCGGCCGGGTCACCCGGGTCACCGCCGATGAGATCATCGTGGACGCCGGCTTGGGTGCGGCGGGCAACGGGAAGGGCGCAGGCAACGGCGCCGGGGGCGGCGCGGGGAACGGCGCAGCCAGGGCGGCGCGGGGTGCAACGGAGGAGCAGCCGCTCGCGCGGTTGCACCAGTACGACCGCTACCGCGTGCGGAAGTTCTGGCGCACCAACCAGGACACGGCCATCAACCAGCGGCCGCTGGTGCACCTGGGCCAGGAGGTGGCGCAGGGCGAGATCATCGCTGACGGCGCCGCGACCGACGGGGGCGAGCTGGCCCTGGGCGGCAACGTGCTGGTGGCGTTCATGCCCTGGTACGGGCACAACTTCGAGGATGCCATCGTGCTCTCGGAGCGCTTGGTGAAGGACGACGTCTACTCGTCGATCCACATCCAGGAGCTCGAGCTGCACGTGCGGGACACCAAGCGGGGCCAGGAGGAGATCACTCGCGAAATCCCCAACGTCTCGGACGAGTCGCTCATCGACCTCGACGAGCGGGGCATCGTGCGGATCGGCGCCCACGTGAAGCCGGGCGACATCCTGGTCGGCAAGATCACGCCCAAGGGCGAGACCGAGCTGTCGCCCGAGGAGAAGCTGCTCACGGCCATCTTCGGCGAGAAGGCCAAGGACGTGAAGGACAGCTCGCTCAAGGTGCCGCCCGGCATGGCCGGCGTCGTCATCGACGTGAAGATCTTCAGCCGCATCGAGGACGCGGTGGTCGAGAAGGACCGCGGCGAGCGGATCGGCGAGGTGCGCCGGATCGAGACCGACGAGAAGGCCCGGATCACGACCGTCATGATGGAGGAGCTGCAGCGCCTGCTCGAGGGGCAGGAGGTGGCCCTCATGCTCAAGTCCGGCACGGTCGAGGAGTATCGGCCGTCGGGCACCCGGCTCTCCCGCTCGGCACTCGAGGAAATCGATCTGGGCGACGTCGACCTCAAGACGCTCCGGGTCACCAATCGCGACGCCAACGAGCGGATCCGCGCGGCCATCGACATGGCCGGGCGCGAGCGGGCCAAGGTCGAGGAGAAGGCGGAAGACCAGATCGACAAGATTCTCCAGCCGGATGAGCTGCCTCCGGGCGTCATCCAGCTGGTGAAGGTCTACATCGCCGAGAAGCGGAAGGTGTCGGTGGGCGACAAGATGGCGGGCCGCCACGGCAACAAGGGCATCGTCGCCCGGATCGTGCCGGAGGAGGACATGCCGTTCCTGCCCGACGGCACCCCGGTCGACATCGTACTCAATCCGCTCGGCGTGCCGAGCCGGATGAACGTGGGGCAGATCCTGGAGACGCACCTCGGCTGGTGCGCCCGGATTCTCGGCTTCGAGGCCAAGACGCCGGTCTTCCGCGGCGCCGACGAGGCCGAGATCGGGACGCTGCTCCGGCTGTCGGGCTTCAAGTGGGCGGCCGAGGGGCTCAAGCTTCGCGCCCGTCCGCCGGAGCTGGGCGAGGCTGCCATCGCCCGCATGGTGCACGACCTCAAGGCCATCGCGCCGAACGGCGAGCGCACCATGCTGCTCGAGTCCGGCATCGAGCTGCTCTCGGCCAGGGGAGCGTCGGCCGAGACGCGGGAGCTGTCGCACCGCTTGCGCGCGTTCCTGACCGACGCGGCGCGCGAGCTGGGCGAGCGCGAGCTCGAGCAGCGGCGCCACGAGGTCGAGGCACAGAAGGCGGAGACGGAGGGTGGAAAAGCGCAGGCCAGGGCGGTGAAGGACGCCGAGAAGGCCGCGGCCGTGTCGCTGGCCGAGGCGCTCGAGGGTGCCGGCAAGCCGGCGCTCGCGCGGTTCCTCGGCTCGTCGAAGGACGCCGACCTCAACGCGGCGGCCGACGAGCTGCTGCGTGCGGCGGGCCTCACGCCCTCGGGCAAGGCGCGGCTCAGGGACGGCCGCACCGGCCAGCCCTTCGAGGGCGAGATCACGGTGGGCTCGATCTACATGCTCAAGCTGAGCCACCTGGTCGACGACAAGATCCATGCGCGCTCGATCGGGCCGTATTCGCTGGTGACGCAGCAGCCGCTCGCCGGCAAGGCGCAGTTCGGCGGCCAGCGGTTCGGCGAGATGGAGGTGTGGGCGCTCGAGGCCTACGGCGCGGCGCACACGCTGCAGGAAATGCTCACGGTCAAGAGCGACGACGTGAACGGTCGCAGCAAGGTCTACGAGGCGATCGTGAAGGGGCAGAATCTGCCGGAGCCCGGCATCCCCGAGTCGTTCAACGTATTGGTGAAAGAGCTCCAGGCGCTGGGTCTCAAGGTCACCCTGGGTACCACTGAAGCCGGCGACGAGTAA
- the rplL gene encoding 50S ribosomal protein L7/L12, with protein sequence MATTTLSNEEILEAIGGKTVIELAELIEAFKSKFNVTIAAPVAAAPAGGAGGAAAAAPAEEKTEWSVVLKEGGAKKIQVIKVVREITSLGLKEAKDAVDNVPSTLKEAISKAEAEEIKKKLEEQGAVVELK encoded by the coding sequence ATGGCAACCACCACGTTGAGCAACGAAGAGATCCTCGAGGCGATCGGGGGCAAGACCGTCATCGAGCTGGCCGAGCTGATCGAGGCGTTCAAGTCGAAATTCAACGTCACGATCGCGGCCCCGGTGGCGGCGGCTCCCGCAGGCGGCGCGGGTGGTGCGGCCGCGGCCGCGCCGGCGGAAGAGAAGACCGAGTGGTCGGTCGTCCTCAAGGAGGGCGGCGCCAAGAAGATCCAGGTCATCAAGGTGGTCCGCGAGATCACGAGCCTCGGCCTCAAGGAGGCCAAGGACGCCGTGGACAACGTCCCGAGCACGTTGAAGGAAGCCATCTCCAAGGCGGAGGCCGAAGAGATCAAGAAGAAGCTGGAAGAGCAGGGCGCGGTCGTCGAGCTGAAGTAG